ATAATTATGTATTGGATTATACCGGGCTAAAATGCTTTTTTAAACACAGAGATAACTACTTGTCGCACTATCGTAGGGGAGTTTTTATCTTAAAGGAGTATAACAATTGCATGTAATGTATAATTATGGTATATTATTTTTTGAGAGTTAAGGAATTCTGGTGTAGTGCTTCGATAAATTTAATTTAATAGTGTATATGGATTTTTGGTATTACTATTATATAAAAATAAAGGAAAATAATTATGAATCAGATATATACAATTGGTCATTCAACACATAATATTGATTATTTCTTAAAATTGCTAAATAGCCACAGTATTAGCTGTTTAGTTGATGTTAGGAGTATACCCTACTCAAAATATACGCCACAGTTTAATATGAGCGAGATTAAAATCTTTTCAAATATTAACAAAATATACTATATATTTATGGGTAATGAATTTGGAGCGAGACGGAAGGATAAAGAGCTATATTCTGACGAAGGATATTTAGATTTTGAAAAAGTAAGTCGAAGCAGCTTGTTTATATCAGGCATGGACAGAGTTAAAACAGGAATTGAAAAAGGTTTTAATATTGCGTTGATGTGCAAAGAGAGAGACCCTATAGATTGCCATAGGAATATATTAGTTGCGCGAGAATTTCATAAACAAAATTACAAAGTTAATAATATACTAGAGGACGGTAAAATACAGAATCAAGAACATATTGAAAAAAGATTGCTGGATATGTATTTTCCTAATGGATATCAACAAACATTGTTTGATGATCCAGGAAGGAATGATCTGGAATTGATAAATGAATCCTATAAATTAAGAAATAAAGATATAGGATATAGAATAGTAGAAAAGAAGGAGACCTTAGTAAATGAGGTTATATACAATAGGATTCACTAAAAAAAGTGCAAGAGAATTTTTTACATTATTAAAAAAAAATAAAGTGAAACAGATTATTGATATTAGGTTAAATAATACTTCACAATTAGCAGGCTTCTCGAAAGGTGAGGATCTTAAATTTTTTTTAAATGAGTTCTGCAATATAAAATACACACATGATACTAGTTTGGCCCCAGATAAAAATATTCTTGATAACTATAAAAAAAAGAAAATAGACTGGAAACGATATGAGATTCTTTTTAATGATTTATTGAATAAAAGGAATATTAAGAATGATTTAGATGCTAAGTATAATAAAAATTTGGATGGTGTCTGTCTTCTTTGTAGCGAAGCAACTGCAGATAAATGCCATAGGAGATTAACAGCAGAACATATAAAGCAAATTTATCCAGACCTAAATATTGAAAAAAACACTAATTACATAGTGGAGATATTTCAATCGTCAATCCCTTGATTAACGCCAAATTGGTCTCTATAACGAAGAAGTTTTGGATTTTGAAATGCCAAAATCACCAATTTATCAACTTTTTCAAACAGAATATCTCTATTCAGAATATCTCTATTATAACAGATTTATATCCACCATGCAATTAACGTTTTTATTGAAATAATACATTTATAATTTGCTTAACAAATAGGGGGTTAATAAATGTATAAGGATATTATTCTGCTTACGACTTCGAAAAAGAGTGGTAATTATTGCATTGCAGGAGTTGAAAAGGAAAGGGGTAACTGGATTAGGATAATATCCGAAGATGATAGAATACAGCATGCCATTAGATCTGAAGATATGATATATGAGAATGGAAATAAGCCGCAAATTATGGATATAGTAAGAATAAAATGCAAAGGAATTAAGCCTAATTACTATCAGCCTGAAAATTATATACTTGATAATTCAGTTAGTTGGCAAAAAATAGGGAGAACCAATATTCAAGAGCTGTTAAATATTCATTGTGCTGAAAATAAACAATTCGTTTTCTTTAATAGCGATAAGTATATAGATAGTGAGTTTATTAAGACTTTAAATGATGAAGAAAAGTATTCATTAACTTTAATTTCACCAGAAGATGTTTGTATACATGTAAAGCGTTGGCCTGAAAGGCAACAGATAACAATGAGTTTCATTTACAATGGATATCGTTATAATTTCATGCCAATAACAGACACAGAATTTGAGAACATATATTTAAAATATCAAGATGGAAACTATAATTACCAAGATAATTGTTTGCTTGTAATAAGCCTAGGAGATATATATGAAAAAGATTATGAGGCATTATAAACTCATTGCAAGCATATTAAGCTATTAATGAGTTTATTCTTTATTGTGTTTCTTTCTTTGCTATAAGTTGTTATAAGGTCGCAGCATAATAACCACAGGTTTATTTAACATTTCACAGGAGGGAAAATAATGCGGCAGGAGAGAGTAGAGTTTCAATGCGGTGAACTTACTTTAGAAGGGGTTTTAAGGCTTCCCGAAGGGGAAGGGCCTTTCGGCGTTGTCGTTGTCTGCCACCCTCATCCCCAGATGGGAGGCGACATGCGGAACAATGTTGTTTCCGCCGTTTGTATGGCGCTGGCCGGGAAGGGTTTGGCTTCCTTCAAGTTTAACTTCCGGGGGGTGGGGGACAGTGAGGGGCAATTTGATAATGGAGTCGGTGAATGCGATGACGCCATGGCGGCGGTTTCGTTTGTGTTAGGCAAAAAAGAGATTGATCCCGAACGGATTGGAATCTGCGGTTATTCGTTCGGCAGCATGGTGGCTTTAAAGGTGGCGGCAAAAGAACAAAAAATAAGGGCGATTGCGGGAATATCTCCCTTTATCAAACCTGCGGACCTGCTTGACGGATACACAAAGCCGAAAATATTCCTCTGCGGTGTCCGGGACGGTTTTATAAACGCGAAAAGCCTTCAGCAGCAGGTGGAAAAATTGCCGGAACCGAAGGAAATTGTGCTTTATCCTGACATTGATCATTTCTGGTCCGGCCAGGAAAGGGACATGGCCGCCAAAATCGGGGAATTTTTTGCGGGCAGCCTTTAAGCTACAAAAATATTTTATTATTTTCTCTTTAATAATAAATAAATTATATATTTCTTATTGCATGTTAGGCATGATTGAGTTTAAAATAACAAATAACACATAACAGCCAGGGTTAAATTTTAAAACAAGAGGCAGGTGCTTAACATGTACGAAAAAGTAAGTGAAGTCATCGAAAAAATACGCCCGATGCTGCAGATGGATGGCGGAGATGTCGAGCTTGTTGAAGTTACTGACGACGGCGTAGTCAAGGTCGCCTTAAAAGGCGCCTGCGGCGGCTGAGCGGGCGCCACTTATACCCTTAAAATGGGAATTGAGCGGTCGCTCAAGCAGCTTGTTCCGGAAGTGAAGGAAGTAGTCCAGGTATAGCTGTTATAAAAGGTGCTTTAAAAGACATCCAGACCAACAGGGTGTACAAGTATTCTAGAAACACAAGTAGTGGGAGTAGGATTTTTTCACCTTTCCCACTATTTTATTTTTTTTGTTCCTTAATTAGACAATGTATCTATTGATCGCTTATGGGCATCATGATATTTTAAATAGGTATGGTGTTTATAAGCGGATGGATATTTTAGGAGAGGTCTTTGATGTACGAAGTTACAGTTAAGAAGCAGTTTGCCGCTGCGCACAGGCTGTTGGACTATCCTGACAGGTGTTCCCGTCTGCACGGCCATTCCTGGGTAGTGGAAGTTTCCGTTTCCGGGGCTGAACTGGATGAAAACGGAATGCTGATCGACTTTAAAGAAGTAAAAAGACTTGTCGGGGAAGTAATTGACGGCCTCGATCACCAGTATTTAAACGAGCTGGAATTTTTCAGCCGGCCGGGGAAGGAAACTAACCCCACTGCTGAGAATTTAGCCAGATATATCTTTAACTGTTTAAGAGATCTTTTTAAAACCGGTTTAAAACTATCCGGTGTCCGGGTCTGGGAATCTTCCGACACATGCGCCTTCTACAGCGAGGGAAGCTAGATGAGAAGCGTTGTCCTCCTTTCCGGAGGCCTTGATTCCACCGTTTCTTTGGCTCATGCCCTGCGTGAAAGCGAAGTGGAGCTTTGTCTGACCATGGATTACGGCCAGCGTTCAGCAGCCAGGGAAATCAATTCGGCGTCAGCTATTGCGGAATATTATGATCTCAATCATATGGTTGTTGATCTTCCGTTTCTAAGAAAGATTACTTTTTCGGCTTTAGTCAATACTTCGAAGGAGGTGCCCAATCCTTCAGCAGACTCACTTGACGACCTGCAGGCCGCTCTTGAAAGCGCGGCGGCGGTATGGGTACCGAACCGCAACGGAGTGTTCATTAACATAGCGGCTTCTTTTGCCGAGGCGCTGGACTGCGGACTGATTGTGACTGGGTTTAACCGGGAAGAAGCCCGGACTTTCCCCGATAACAGCCCGGCTTTCGTCGAAGCTGCCAATAAAGCGCTTGCTTTTTCAGCCAGGAAACAGGTCAAGGTGGTAAGCTACACGCAGCGTTTGGACAAGGTGGAAATTGTCCAACTGGGGAAAAAACTCAATGTGCCCTGGCGGCTGATCTGGAGCTGTTACCACGGGGGCAGCGCAATGTGCGGAACCTGCGAAAGCTGCCGGCGTTTTTACAGGGCGATGAAGGAGGCGGGGATTGATGGTTTTTCTGCAGAGCCTGGTTGTGCCGGAAACAGTTCCGTATGACGGGAAGCAGCTTTCCTCTCTTTGGGCATACCGGACATGGGGCGTTAAGGGCGACAGCATAATCGGTTTTCGCGGCCCCTGCGATATTGACTTTGAAGATATGATTGATCTGGAGGATGTATTAAGCAAGTCTGCAATATACAGCCCCGATATGCTTCACTTTATTGTTGAACATTTTGACCATGATCTTGAAAAAGGTGTCTTAAGGCAGAGACTGCTGATCAATATTATCAAGGAAATCCTTGAATTCCATGGTATCAGGACCTTGCGCCTGGGAGATGACCTTTACATAGATGACGGCAAGTTATCCATTTCGATTGCCACAGTTACACCTGTTTCGACGATGATCCACGCGGGGCTGAACGTAAGCAGGGAGAACATTCCTGTAAAAGCCTCCTGCCTGCTGGAGGCGGGTTTGGCGGAAAATCAGATTCTCCCGCTTGCTGAAGAAATATGCCGGTCCTACGCCGGCGAAATCGAGAGCATCTTTTTAGCGCGCTGCAAGGTAAGGGGTGGCAGGTAAGTTGGAAGCTTCTATGATAGAAATATTCTCGTCTGTCCAGGGGGAGGGACCCCTGGTAGGTTGCAGGCAGATATTTCTGCGTTTTGCCGGGTGCAACCTGGAGTGCGCTTACTGCGACACCCCCGGTGAAATGCGGCCGACTCACTGCCGGGTTCATAACTCTCTCGACCGCAAAGATATTATCTACTACAAAAATCCTGTGAAAGCTGGCCAGGTAGTTTTAGCGGTCAAGAGATTAAAACCGCCAATTCACCATTCAGTCGTCTTAACCGGAGGAGAACCTCTTCTGCAAAGTGAATTTTTAAAGGTGATCCTCACTCTAATAAAAAGTTCGCGCCTGAAAGTGTACCTGGAAACAAACGGCACGCTTACCAAGCAGCTGGAAAGCATAATCGACATGGTTGACTTTATTGCCATGGATATCAAACTGCCGGGTATTTCAAACCTGTTTCCCCTG
The Desulfotomaculum sp. genome window above contains:
- the queD gene encoding 6-carboxytetrahydropterin synthase QueD, which produces MYEVTVKKQFAAAHRLLDYPDRCSRLHGHSWVVEVSVSGAELDENGMLIDFKEVKRLVGEVIDGLDHQYLNELEFFSRPGKETNPTAENLARYIFNCLRDLFKTGLKLSGVRVWESSDTCAFYSEGS
- the queC gene encoding 7-cyano-7-deazaguanine synthase QueC; the protein is MRSVVLLSGGLDSTVSLAHALRESEVELCLTMDYGQRSAAREINSASAIAEYYDLNHMVVDLPFLRKITFSALVNTSKEVPNPSADSLDDLQAALESAAAVWVPNRNGVFINIAASFAEALDCGLIVTGFNREEARTFPDNSPAFVEAANKALAFSARKQVKVVSYTQRLDKVEIVQLGKKLNVPWRLIWSCYHGGSAMCGTCESCRRFYRAMKEAGIDGFSAEPGCAGNSSV
- a CDS encoding DUF366 domain-containing protein, with amino-acid sequence MVFLQSLVVPETVPYDGKQLSSLWAYRTWGVKGDSIIGFRGPCDIDFEDMIDLEDVLSKSAIYSPDMLHFIVEHFDHDLEKGVLRQRLLINIIKEILEFHGIRTLRLGDDLYIDDGKLSISIATVTPVSTMIHAGLNVSRENIPVKASCLLEAGLAENQILPLAEEICRSYAGEIESIFLARCKVRGGR
- a CDS encoding 7-carboxy-7-deazaguanine synthase QueE, producing MIEIFSSVQGEGPLVGCRQIFLRFAGCNLECAYCDTPGEMRPTHCRVHNSLDRKDIIYYKNPVKAGQVVLAVKRLKPPIHHSVVLTGGEPLLQSEFLKVILTLIKSSRLKVYLETNGTLTKQLESIIDMVDFIAMDIKLPGISNLFPLWDDHRRFLAAAVQKEVFIKVVVSGKTSDEEFIRAVRLVSGIADLPLIIQPVTGGRFVKPGPGRLLFLQELALEHLSDVRVIPQVHKIMYML